One window of the Synechococcus sp. CC9311 genome contains the following:
- a CDS encoding DEAD/DEAH box helicase has protein sequence MAISPSPVPSESATSGFDSLGLSQPLLKALQEKGYTAPSPIQLQAIPAVISGRDVMAAAQTGTGKTAGFTLPMLERLNHGARPGRLQIRALVLTPTRELAAQVLASVREYSKYLQLTSDVVFGGVKINPQIQRLQKGVDVLVATPGRLLDLLQQGAVRFDRVEFLVLDEADRMLDMGFIHDIRRVISRLPDRRQTLMFSATFSAPIRKLATGLLDHPVQIQVAPANQTVRSVEQVVHPCDMARKVDLLSHLIRSGEWLQVLVFSRTKHGANRVVDRLSQQGLLAAAIHGNKSQGARTRALQGFKDGSVRVLVATDIAARGIDIQQLPHVVNLDLPNVAEDYVHRIGRTGRAGETGHAISLVAAEEALLLKAIERLTGESLRRENVPGFEPTVLSAPPLDLSGGRGRRSGGSSRSRKDTRSTRTYRR, from the coding sequence TTGGCCATTTCCCCTTCCCCTGTCCCGTCGGAGTCCGCAACCTCTGGTTTTGATTCCCTTGGTTTGAGTCAGCCGCTGCTGAAGGCTTTGCAGGAGAAGGGATACACCGCTCCGTCGCCGATTCAATTGCAGGCCATCCCCGCTGTGATTTCTGGGCGGGATGTGATGGCTGCTGCGCAAACAGGAACAGGTAAAACGGCAGGGTTCACGCTCCCGATGTTGGAACGTCTCAACCATGGAGCACGTCCAGGGCGTTTACAGATACGGGCTTTGGTCCTGACCCCGACTCGAGAGCTGGCCGCACAGGTGTTGGCAAGTGTTCGCGAGTACAGCAAGTATCTCCAGCTCACTAGTGATGTGGTGTTTGGTGGTGTGAAGATCAACCCTCAAATTCAGCGTCTGCAGAAGGGCGTTGATGTGTTGGTTGCCACTCCAGGTCGCTTGCTAGATCTGCTCCAACAGGGTGCTGTGCGGTTCGATCGGGTTGAGTTTTTGGTGCTTGATGAAGCCGATCGAATGTTGGATATGGGCTTTATTCATGACATCCGGCGGGTGATTTCTCGTCTTCCTGATCGTCGTCAGACCTTGATGTTTTCGGCCACATTTAGTGCGCCAATTCGGAAATTAGCGACAGGGTTGCTTGACCATCCTGTGCAAATTCAGGTCGCCCCTGCCAACCAAACTGTGCGATCTGTGGAGCAGGTTGTTCATCCTTGCGATATGGCCCGCAAAGTTGATCTTTTGAGTCATCTCATTCGCAGCGGTGAGTGGCTTCAGGTGTTGGTGTTCTCCCGGACAAAACACGGTGCGAATCGCGTCGTGGATCGTCTCAGCCAGCAAGGTCTGTTAGCGGCAGCAATCCATGGAAATAAAAGCCAAGGTGCACGAACACGGGCTTTGCAAGGATTCAAGGATGGATCGGTGCGCGTTCTTGTTGCCACAGATATTGCTGCTCGAGGGATTGATATTCAGCAGCTCCCTCATGTGGTGAATCTCGATCTCCCGAATGTTGCCGAAGACTATGTGCATCGCATCGGACGCACGGGTCGTGCAGGAGAAACCGGCCATGCCATCTCTCTTGTTGCTGCTGAAGAGGCATTGCTTTTGAAGGCGATTGAGCGCCTCACAGGTGAGTCCTTGCGTCGGGAAAATGTTCCTGGGTTTGAACCCACCGTTCTGAGTGCTCCTCCCCTCGACCTAAGCGGTGGACGCGGTCGCCGCTCAGGTGGTTCGTCGCGCAGCCGCAAAGACACTCGTAGCACGAGGACGTATCGTCGCTAA
- the fmt gene encoding methionyl-tRNA formyltransferase — translation MNILFWGTPDYAVPTLMALHQAGHTIVGVVTQPDRRRGRGKTLVPSAVKAKAIKMGLRVFTPERIKQDETCQQQLAELQPDLSVVVAFGQILPKNVLNQPPLGCWNGHGSLLPRWRGAGPIQWSILEGDPETGVGVMAMEEGLDTGPVLIERNLPIGLLDNGHTLAERMSVLTAELMVEAMPLIESAGQGSEPERRARLKVMNQSDRSGDASYARMLTKQDHQIDWSASALNIHRKVMALYPNAVTLWNDKRLKLLHCEPLIDRLREELPAEVHPLIGRWPTGGHPPGTVLESVKGLGVVVSTSGCPILVRAAQLEGKGRSDGDSLIQQLNAAAEQQFGTFS, via the coding sequence ATGAACATTTTGTTCTGGGGAACTCCCGACTATGCAGTGCCAACGCTGATGGCACTGCATCAGGCTGGCCACACGATTGTGGGAGTGGTAACCCAACCAGATCGACGCCGAGGGCGTGGCAAGACTTTGGTCCCATCCGCTGTGAAAGCCAAAGCCATCAAAATGGGGTTAAGGGTTTTCACCCCGGAGCGCATCAAGCAAGACGAAACCTGCCAACAACAACTCGCTGAGCTCCAACCTGACCTGTCTGTGGTGGTGGCGTTTGGGCAAATCTTGCCAAAAAATGTGCTGAACCAACCGCCGCTGGGGTGCTGGAACGGACATGGATCCCTACTTCCCCGATGGAGAGGAGCTGGACCGATTCAGTGGTCAATTCTTGAAGGAGACCCCGAAACGGGTGTGGGCGTCATGGCCATGGAAGAGGGACTCGACACCGGACCTGTTCTGATTGAGCGAAACCTACCGATTGGTTTATTGGATAACGGCCACACTCTGGCCGAACGCATGAGCGTTCTCACCGCTGAACTCATGGTGGAAGCGATGCCATTGATTGAATCAGCAGGACAAGGATCCGAGCCCGAACGCAGGGCACGCCTCAAGGTGATGAACCAGTCCGATCGCTCTGGAGACGCCAGTTACGCACGCATGCTCACCAAACAAGACCACCAGATCGACTGGTCAGCCTCGGCACTCAACATTCATCGCAAAGTGATGGCGCTCTATCCCAATGCAGTCACGCTTTGGAACGACAAACGCCTCAAACTCCTCCATTGCGAACCCCTCATCGATCGACTTAGAGAGGAGCTCCCCGCCGAAGTACATCCCCTCATCGGACGCTGGCCCACAGGAGGTCATCCTCCGGGAACAGTGTTGGAATCTGTGAAGGGGCTCGGGGTCGTCGTGAGCACGAGTGGCTGTCCGATCCTGGTTCGAGCCGCACAGCTGGAAGGGAAAGGGCGGAGCGATGGCGACTCACTTATTCAACAACTAAACGCTGCTGCCGAACAGCAATTCGGTACGTTTTCGTAA
- a CDS encoding TldD/PmbA family protein — MTHTPLNVEELRDQLHALATRSGIRQWDLGASRGMNASVQVDRGEAKQMKAAQRSSITVRVWNEQGLVGVTSTSDLSPGGLEKALDGAYQASSFGNAEDIPGFSPLATAPIPELDRPLKPSQSIQTLLSTLKDVEGELLAKHPAIATVPYNGLNEGNSERIYLNSEGALRHMQRTQASLYLYARAEENGRKPRSGGAVRVALGSADLDLSGCISEAAERTISHLNYQPIDTGRYLVCFTPEAFLDLLGAFSSMMNARSILDGVSLSSKESLGQQIAVPFFNLHDNGLHPDHVGAAAFDGEGTPTKRLCLIGNGTLENLLHSEATARQFGVQPTGHAGLGAKVSVGPDWFEVSSSEGSSRPVEHLDHRNTRDTFVLIEGLNALHAGVKASQGAFSLPFDGWLVKDGERISVEAATIAGDIRDVLKGIVHLEPNEVVTHQGVSPHVWVDGLAITGEA, encoded by the coding sequence ATGACCCATACACCTCTCAATGTGGAAGAGCTGCGGGACCAGCTCCATGCTTTAGCGACCAGAAGCGGAATCCGTCAGTGGGACCTTGGAGCCAGTCGAGGAATGAATGCTTCGGTCCAAGTGGATCGGGGTGAGGCCAAGCAAATGAAGGCAGCCCAACGCAGCTCCATCACTGTCCGAGTATGGAATGAGCAAGGATTGGTTGGTGTGACCAGCACCTCTGATCTCTCACCAGGTGGCCTCGAAAAAGCCCTCGATGGTGCCTATCAGGCCAGTTCGTTTGGCAACGCAGAAGACATCCCAGGCTTTTCGCCACTGGCAACAGCACCGATCCCAGAGCTGGATCGGCCTCTCAAACCCTCTCAGAGCATTCAGACATTGCTCAGCACGCTGAAAGATGTAGAAGGCGAGCTGCTTGCCAAGCACCCTGCAATCGCAACCGTCCCCTACAACGGCTTGAACGAGGGCAATAGCGAGCGGATCTACCTCAACAGCGAGGGGGCGCTACGCCACATGCAACGCACTCAGGCCAGCCTCTACCTGTACGCCCGTGCAGAGGAAAATGGAAGAAAGCCACGCAGCGGCGGTGCTGTTCGCGTAGCGCTTGGAAGTGCTGATCTTGACCTTAGTGGCTGCATCAGCGAAGCAGCCGAACGCACGATCAGCCATCTCAATTACCAACCGATCGATACAGGTCGCTATTTGGTCTGTTTCACCCCAGAGGCATTCCTTGATCTGCTCGGTGCTTTCAGCAGCATGATGAATGCCCGATCCATTTTGGATGGCGTCAGCTTGAGCAGTAAGGAATCGCTAGGTCAACAGATCGCCGTTCCGTTTTTCAATTTGCACGACAACGGTTTGCATCCCGATCACGTGGGAGCAGCTGCCTTTGATGGTGAAGGGACACCAACCAAACGTCTCTGTTTGATTGGCAACGGCACATTGGAGAATCTGCTTCATTCCGAAGCCACGGCTCGTCAGTTTGGTGTTCAACCCACCGGTCACGCCGGCCTGGGAGCCAAGGTTTCCGTGGGACCCGATTGGTTTGAAGTGAGTTCAAGCGAAGGGTCTAGTCGTCCCGTGGAGCATCTCGACCACCGCAATACGCGGGATACTTTCGTGTTGATCGAAGGCTTGAATGCACTTCATGCCGGCGTAAAGGCCAGCCAAGGAGCCTTTTCACTTCCGTTTGATGGCTGGCTCGTGAAGGATGGTGAGCGCATCTCAGTGGAAGCAGCCACGATTGCTGGAGACATCCGAGATGTTTTGAAAGGGATCGTGCACTTAGAACCCAATGAAGTGGTGACCCATCAAGGCGTTTCACCCCATGTTTGGGTGGATGGTCTAGCAATTACAGGCGAAGCCTGA
- a CDS encoding TldD/PmbA family protein produces MVETHPALNQTFNLDPGHTPWKDRLETLLQTGVRAGADLVEVFLERTDHLGVLAEQERITSVSPSFGMGAGIRVFLGHRDGFVSTNDLSESGLAQALDQALAMLELEHNTLQHQRGFEGLRQLKDFGANKDAWLAQSPELSEITQRLLEGTARLDHLGQHLEVRRGSFSRDWQEVLVAASDGTYARDIRLHQSSGLSVLAADGEHRANIARRFGSSDRPDDLREWDVDAAANEVCSSAATMLHADYVDGGQMPVVLANRFGGVIFHEACGHLLETTQVERGTTPFADQVGKTIANPAVTAIDEGLSTGAFGSLSMDDEGMESQRTVLIEDGVLKGFLSDRAGELRTGHARTGSGRRQNHGFAAASRMRNTYIAAGPHSTDDLIQSVDRGLYCKSMGGGSVGPTGQFNFSVEEGYIIENGQLGRPVKGATLIGEAKEVMPRISMCANDLDLAAGYCGSVSGSIFVTVGQPHIKVDSITVGGR; encoded by the coding sequence TTGGTCGAAACCCATCCCGCTCTTAACCAGACCTTCAATCTGGATCCGGGCCACACACCCTGGAAAGATCGCCTGGAAACGCTTCTTCAGACAGGTGTCCGGGCTGGAGCTGATCTAGTTGAAGTGTTCCTAGAACGCACGGATCACCTTGGAGTTCTTGCTGAACAGGAACGCATTACCAGTGTGTCTCCATCCTTTGGGATGGGGGCTGGCATCCGCGTATTCCTCGGACATCGAGACGGTTTCGTTAGCACGAACGATCTCAGTGAATCCGGCTTAGCCCAAGCCCTTGACCAAGCCTTGGCCATGCTCGAATTGGAGCACAACACCCTCCAACATCAACGAGGGTTTGAAGGACTCCGTCAGCTCAAAGATTTTGGAGCCAATAAGGACGCCTGGCTCGCTCAGTCGCCTGAGCTCAGTGAAATCACACAACGACTGTTAGAAGGAACAGCTCGACTCGATCATCTCGGACAGCACCTTGAAGTCCGTCGTGGCAGCTTTTCACGCGATTGGCAAGAGGTCCTTGTTGCTGCCAGTGATGGAACTTATGCCCGCGACATTCGCCTGCATCAGTCCAGTGGCCTCAGTGTGTTAGCTGCAGATGGTGAGCATCGCGCAAACATCGCACGACGCTTTGGTTCTAGCGATCGCCCGGATGATTTACGGGAATGGGATGTGGATGCAGCGGCCAACGAAGTGTGCAGCAGTGCTGCAACCATGCTCCATGCCGATTACGTGGATGGAGGACAGATGCCCGTAGTCCTCGCCAATCGTTTTGGTGGTGTCATTTTCCACGAAGCCTGCGGCCATCTGCTTGAAACCACCCAGGTGGAACGCGGCACAACCCCGTTTGCCGATCAAGTTGGAAAAACGATTGCCAACCCTGCTGTGACAGCCATTGATGAAGGCCTCAGCACAGGCGCCTTTGGTTCCCTCTCCATGGACGATGAGGGGATGGAATCACAGCGGACGGTGCTCATTGAGGATGGCGTCTTAAAAGGATTTTTGAGTGATCGTGCTGGTGAACTGCGCACCGGTCATGCGCGGACCGGAAGCGGCAGGCGACAAAACCATGGCTTTGCTGCTGCGAGTCGTATGCGCAACACCTATATCGCTGCAGGCCCCCACAGCACCGATGACCTGATCCAATCGGTTGATCGTGGCTTGTATTGCAAGTCCATGGGCGGTGGAAGTGTGGGACCAACCGGACAATTCAATTTCTCGGTGGAAGAGGGTTACATCATTGAAAATGGCCAATTAGGCCGCCCTGTGAAGGGAGCCACCCTGATCGGTGAAGCCAAGGAAGTCATGCCAAGGATTTCCATGTGCGCCAACGATCTCGATTTAGCGGCTGGATACTGCGGATCGGTGAGCGGCAGCATTTTTGTCACGGTGGGGCAACCCCACATCAAGGTTGATTCGATCACGGTGGGAGGCCGCTGA